The Corynebacterium sp. SCR221107 genome includes the window CTCAGCGCTGCCATGCCCGTTGCGGCCGGCTCTGCTTCTTCATCTTCACCATCGCTCGCCTACTCATGCGCGCGTGTGCCCCGTGGCCGTCGGCAAGCGATAGACACCGCACGCACAACCGGGACGTATAAGCAGGGGGGACACGGGCCAAGCGGTGCAGGGTGCGTCGGCAAGCAATGGAAGGCGGCGTTGGCAACCGGATCTTTCACAAAAGCCCCGCTCCCCGCGCTTGTGCGTCGCTGGAGAAACCTCTTAATAGACCGGGCGTTTCGCTTTCCATTCCTCATGTGAAGTGTGATTTATTCACCTTTCACTTCCCACAATAGACAATCCTGTATACACTAACCGAACAAGCTAGTTCGGCTTGACTACTTCCGACGCCGCATGGCCGCCCTCCTTGCACGACCTCGTTCGCGCGGGCAACGTCGCCGGAAGTCTCGAAGAACGCAACACAGCACGAGTTATTCAAGAATCAAAAAGGAAGATCATCATGTCCGGAACACTGTCACGCCGCGATACGCGGATCTCAGTCCTTATCATCGCGCTCCTGTCTACCCTGGCAATGCTGCTGCTGAGCGCTTGCTCGGGTGGTAGCTCCAGCTCGGAGGGCAACTCCGAGTCCAGCGGATCCGCAGCCAGCGGTTCGTCCACCTTCCGCACCTTGGATGAGATCAAGTCCTCCGGCGTGATCAAGGTTGGCGTGTTCTCCGACAAGGCTCCGTTTGGTTCCGTCAATTCCGAGGGTGAGTACGAGGGCTACGACATCGAGTACGCCAAGCGCATTGCAGATGACCTCGGCGTCGAGGTTGAGTACGTGCCGGTCGAGGCCGCTGCCCGCGTCGAATTCGTCGACACCGGCAAGGTCGACGTCATTCTCGCCAACTTCACCGTCACCGACGAGCGCAAGGAGAAGGTTGACTTCGCCAACCCGTACCTGAAGGTCTCCCTCGGTGTCGCTTCCCCGGATAGCGCTCCGATCAAGGACGTCTCCGAGCTGGCCGACAAGACCGTCCTCGTTGTCAAGGGCACCACCGCCGAGTCCTACCTCGAAAAGGAGCACCCGGAGCTCAAGCTGCAGAAGTACGAGCAGTACACCGAGGTCACCAACGCCCTGATCGACGGCCGTGGCGCCGCCTGGGTCACCGACAACACCGAGGCACTGGCATGGGCTGGCCAGACCGAGGGCTTCTCCGCAAGCATCACCTCCCTGGGCGATCCCGACAACATCGCGGCAGCCGTTGCCAAGGGCAACTCCACCGTCTTGGACTTCCTCAACGAGGAGCTGGTCACCTTGGACTCCGAGAAGTTCTTCTTCGATGACTTCGAAAAGACCCTGCTTCCGGTCTACGGCGACCAGATCAAGCCCGAAGAGCTCGTTTTCTCCGCTGAAGAGCGCTAAACCGCGCCATTTATTAAAAACCCAAAACACATGGATACTTCGGTTGTTTTCGACAACCTTCCAATGTATGCCGAGGCGGCAGTTCTCACTGTGAGAGTTGCCGCTAAAGGCATTCTGGTTGCCTTTATCGTGGGGCTTGCCTGCGCCACGATCAACCTGTTTCGCACCCCAGTGCTGCGTTGGATCGTTGCCGCCTATGTCGAGCTCTCCCGCAACACCCCGTTGCTGGTGCAGCTGTTCTTCCTTTACTTCGGACTGCCAAAGGTAGGCATCACCTTGGAGTCGGAGACCTGCGCGGTGGTAGGCCTTGCCTTCTTAGGAGGTAGCTACATGTCGGAGGCAATCCGCACCGGACTGGAGGCGGTTCAGCCGATTCAGATGCAATCGGCGGTTTCCCTGGGCATGTCGCGCCTGCAGGCGTTGCGGCACGTCATCTTGCCTCAAGCCTTCACTATTTCACTCCCAGCCATCACCGCCAACGTCATCTTCCTTATCAAGGAGACCTCTGTGGTCAGCGTGGTGGCCCTGCCCGATTTGGTTTACACCGCCAAGGAACAAATCGGCCAAAGCTATGAGACCCGCGAGGCCTTGCTGCTGCTCGTGGTGTTCTACCTGATTATCTTGCTGCCCATTTCTCTGGGTGCTGGCTGGCTGGAAAGGAAGGTGCGCGGCAGTGTTTTCGGATCTTGACGTCCTCTTCCAAGGGAACAACTTCTTGCGCCTTTTGTCAGGGCTGTGGGTATCGGTGGAAATCGCGTTGTCCTCCATGGCCTTGTCCATCGTGCTGGGCACGATCTTGGGTGTCATCATGACCTCCCGCAACCGCGTGGTGCAGGTAGTCACCCAGATCTACCTGCAGTTTGTGCGCATCATGCCGCAGCTGGTGTTGCTGTTTTTGGTGTACTTCGACCTCACCCGCGGCTTTGGCATCAACCTTGACTCCAAGCTCGCCGCGATCATCGTCTTCACCTTGTGGGGCACCGCCGAGATGGGCGATCTGGTTCGTGGCGCCATCAAGGCCACCCCGCAGCACCAATTCGAATCGGCCGCGGCCTTAGGCATCGAGGGCATGAACCTCTACCGCTACGTGGTCCTCCCGCAGGCGGTACGCGGCCTGATCCCCCTGACCATCAACCTCACCAACCGCATGATTATGACCACCTCTCTGGTGGTGCTTATCGGCGTGGTTGAGGTACTCAAGGTCGCCCAGCAGATCATCGACGCCAACCGCTTCGACTACCCCGGCGCGGCCTTGTGGATCTACGGCGTGGTGTTCTTGCTGTACTTCCTGGTCTGTTTTCCAATCTCCGTGGCGTCCCGCAAACTCGAAAAAAGGTGGCAAGCATAGTGAGCGTCCCCAATTCCCCCGCCTCCAATGATCCCCAAGCCGGAGCACACCAGGCTCCAACACATCAGGCTCTAGGTCCCCAGACTGCACCAACCGGCCCGGGCCCTACCCCGCTCATCGAGCTCAAGGACGTGGACAAGGTTTACCCCGGCGGCTTCCAGGCTCTCCATGAGATCAACTTGGCGGTGGCTCCCGGTGAGGTCATCGCGATCGTCGGGCCCTCCGGCTGTGGCAAGTCGACCCTGCTCAAGACCGTCAACGGCCTTGAGGACATCCAGGGTGGCACCATTTCGCTCGATGGCGTAGTCATTTCCGCCGGTGACCCGAAAGCGGTCAAGACTAAGTGGAAAGACGTGCGCACCCAGGTCGGCATGGTTTTCCAGAACTACGAGCTCTTTCCACACTTGACGGTGCTGAAGAATCTCCTGCTCGCCCCGAAGGTCGTGCAGGGCGCGGATCAGAAGGAGGCCGAGCAGCGCGCATTGGCACTGCTCGAGCGCGTCGGCTTGGCACATAAGGCCCACGCGAAGCCCCGTGAGCTCTCCGGTGGCCAAAAGCAGCGCGTTGCGATTGTGCGAGCGCTCATGATGCAGCCGAAGGCCTTGCTCTTGGATGAGATCACAGCCAGCCTCGACCCAGAGATCGTCCGCGAGGTCTTAGACGTGGTGATGAACCTGGCCAAGGAAGGCATGACCATGCTGGTGGTCACCCATGAGATGCCCTTCGCCCGTGCCGTTGCCGACCGCATCGTATTCATGGACGCCGGCCGCATCGTTGAGGTGGCCCCGCCGAAGCAGTTCTTCACCAACCCTTCCTCGCCGCGCGCACAGGCGTTCCTGAACACCTTCGTATTCGAGTAATTGCTTGCCGACGCCCACGCGGTGGCTTCATTCCCACGATGCACGGCTACTACCTGGAGTGATCCCGGTACCCCTCCTGCGCCTCGGTAAGCAGATGCTGCGGATCGAGGTGGCTGAGGCTTTCCTTGACGAACGCAACCAACGTGGGGTGCGGGGTTTGTTGCTCGGGGAAGAGCGGGTTGGGAATAAATGGGTACATCTCCAGCAGGCTATCGCGCACCCCACCGAAGCGACGGAAGATCTCCTGCAATGGCCCTAGTTCGACAACCTCCGGATCCAGGTGCGGGAAGTAGAGTCGCGCCAGGCCCTGATAAAACTCGGTAGTTTCCATCATCGGATCGTGATCGCGCAGCTGGCCCAGAGCGCGGGCGGCTTCTTCCCCATAGGCGAGAGTAAGCAGCGCGATGATGCTGGTGATGAAGTGCTCCCCGCGTTCGGCGGGCATGCGCCTGGCCACCTCGCGGGCAAAGGTAGCCGGGTCGCACTCCAGGAGCCTACGAGTTTCAGGCACGGGGATGAGTTCCTCGCCTGTCCACGCCAAAAACTCGATGGTGAGGAAGAGGTATTCGAACTCGTTGTGGATGGCATCGCCCACGGCCAGCGGTTGGCCAAGCAGTGTGGCCAGTGCTCTTTCCTTGGCCTCCCGCGGATCGTCGTTGAGCATGATGGCATAGACGGCTTGGATCTTGGTGCCGAACAACTCGGCGTGGGTGTCATTGAAGTGTGCCGAGGATTCCTCCTGCATGGCGATCATCTCATTGAGCAGAGAGAGCCCAAAGTAGTCGCCGACGACGCGCAGCACGCCCCGCTGCTGGGCGCGCTCGTACAGGCGCTGTGGAATGGTATCGCCGTCGAAGGGTGTGGGCTCCTTGATGAGGGCGTCGTACCAGCCGCTTTCATAGAGGTCGAAGTCATCATCGTCGTCCTCGCCACCGCCTTGGCTGGTGCTGATCAAACCGGCGCCCTTGGCGGCGCTGATGGGGTTACCGATGCTCACACTGCCCGCCTGCGCGGGATGCTCATAGGCATCGAAGTTGGCGTTTGCCAGGTCTTCGGACGTCAACGGCTTCATGTCGAGGTGGAAAGTGGCTATCTTCTCGTTGATGACATCCACGGCATCTTGCGCGCTGTAGCCCATGTCCATGAGCCCGCGCGCGAGCAAAAGAGAGGTGTCGAGGGCCTTGTCGAAGCTGTCCTCGCCGAAGTCTGGGTAGTCGTCCGGGTTCGGCTCCGCTGTGGGATCGGCCTTCTTGACCGCGTTGATGTCTTCGCGGAAGTATTTCTCGTGTGCCTTGTCCGCCCAGTGCTTGATGATAGTGGCGTGCTCGTTGCGGAAGATGAGCCGGTAGCGTTCGCGGTCATGAAGCTCCTCCCAGCGCCCCTCGGCGGCAAGGTCGATGTCTTCTAAGATCTCCGCCCAGGCCTCGATCCCGCCGATATCCTCCATGGGAGTCAGGCCCGTTGCACTCTTTAAGGCGGCCTTTTTCCGGGCACGGTTGTCGGTGCCCACCAGGGTGATGGTGTGGTTCCACTGATCGCCGAAGTGATAGGTGTAGGCCATGGTGTCGCCGACCTGCGTCAAGAGTTCGGAAACACGCACACCTGCCTCATTGTTGGTGTCGGGCAGCCGCGCTGGGCACCAGATTTTTTCACCTTTGGAAAACAGGTGCAGGTGGGCGTCTGCCCAGCCAAAAGCCGCCTGCACGAGCAGGTGCAGTCCGTGCAAGGTCGTTTCAGCCGGGATATCGATGACGCGGGTCACCGGCCGCGGCGCCTCGTCGAGCGTTACTTGCAGATTCAGGCTAGGCATGTGGCCATTGTGCCCAAAAACGTCCCCACATTCACCCCATTACGACAAATTCCTCATCTCGTGTTCAAGAAATTTGACCACGAAGTGTGAAAGCGACACTCACCGTGCGTGACAACCCGCCACCAGACCGAGCCTGCTGGCGGGTCGTTTCACGCCATCTATGCGCTTTTAATACGAGCGCCTCTTCGAATCTGTTCCTTCCTCAAGTGACAAAAACCAGCGCGCATCGACATGACGCAGGCACTGCCGCATGAACGCGAGCACTGCGTCGTCCTGCGGACCCGCTTCCGCATCATCAACGATTCCCGCGTTAATGCGAGGCAAAAAATGGTGTGTGTCCTTGAGCAAGTCGATACACTCGGTGGCCGCATCGACCTTGTCGATGAAGGCGACTATCCGCTGATACTCCACCCCGGGATAGACCTCTGGTGGGAAGTAGATCGCCGATAGTTGGTTGTAAAACTCATCGAGGATGGCTGCAGGCGACATTCCCCGCAGCCATGCAAGCTGCTCGCGCGCTTGTCTTCCGTAGACCTTGTTAAGCAGCCCCACAATTGCCGTTATGTAGGAAACGCCTTGGTGAGCGGGGATCCGATGCGCCATGGCACGGGCCATGTCCTCCGGCGGCATTGCCAGCATGCGCGCCGTAGTGGCATTGGCTACCAACGCAGCGTCGTCCTGCTCGGCGTGCCCGTCGGCGCACCCGGTCACGAGGAACAACTCCTCGAGTCGTTCCCACAAATTGGCATGCACCCTAGGGTCATAGCTTTGGCCGTGGTCCGCGAGGTACTTATCCTCGATGGATTCACGGCTGTGCCCCAACGTCACCAGCGCTAGGAGCCTTTGCAGCCGCTGGCCAATGACGCGCGCGTGCTCGTCGGAAAGCTCGCGATCGTCCTCGCCTTGCAGGCGCACCATTTCAGTAATCATGGGGTTGGCAAAAAAGTCGGCGAGCGCCGGCAGTGCCCCGCGAGTGTCGGCGCGCTGCGCAATTCTCTGGGTTACCGCCGCGTTTTCAATATCAGGAACCTGCCTCGCCATGAAGTCCTGCAGCGCCTGTTCGGCAGCGCTATAGGAGTCAAAGCCGCCATCATCGTCGATTCCTCCGACTACAGCGTCTGCCCCAAATTCTGGTATCTCCACCGCGCGCCCGTAGCGCCGCGACCACCGCAGGTGCGTGGTGGTCCACCCATCAAAAGGCTCCTTTTTATATAGCTCAAACAACTCTTCAAGCTGTTCGGCGTCGAGCGCGGGATTCTTGTGCGCACGTTCGCCAAAGCAATTGATGGCAGCCACGGACTTCACCCACGTCGCCTGATGGATAGGACTTACCTCGGCGAAGCTTCTCAGCAGCTCATGCGGGGTGTAATCGGAGAAATTTTCCATGTAGTAGTCGAAAAACTTCTCCACATCCGTGTTATTAAGCGCGGCTTTTTCCACCTCGGCGACGAACTCTCCCCAGGCCTTGGGCCCGCCGACGCCTTCGTAGGCGGCCGGCCCGACGACCTCAAGCAGCCGCGCTGAGGTGGGGCGAGTCGGCGGGGCGGCCAGAACCGTTATGTGATGTAACCACAGGTCTACGAAGTCATACAGGTAATACATTTCGTCGCCGGCCTTGTTGACGATGTCATTGACCCGCACGCCCATGGAATCGGCCTCGTTGTTGTGGCGGGGCCACGGCATCCACCGCATTCCGTCTTGCGCGAATTGATATAGGCGAGCGCTTCCCCAACCGAATGCTTCTTGAATCACACGGTGGAGCGCATAAAGCGTGGTGTCTGACGGGATCTCTACCACACGGACAACGGGCCAAGGCATGTTTTCGAGTTCGATCTTGAGTCGGAGCGAAGCCATGCCCACATTGTTGCAAAACCGCGCCTAGCCCGCGCCCATTTGGAAATTGATTTTGCTTTCCGACGCCAAGGTTGCTCGAACAGGAAAGTGGAACCGCGCAGGCTTCGTTGTTTCAGGGAAACAATCTGTTCTCAACACCCTTCGCACACCTAGCGAGTAAGACCAATCCTGGCCACGTCCAACGTCCACTTGTGACCAAATAACTCGCCACAGTTTGCGTTCACATAATTCGCAATCTCCCCCTTCACAGTGACCTTAGGTGTGAGATTGCACAAATCACATTCGACCCCAAACAAAAAGGAACTTCCTTTTCTATCAAGGTCAATGCATAATCAGGACTCCGAAAGGTGCGATCCACCCGCGCACATGTGTTCTTGCAAACCTTTGCACCTATACACAAACAATCGCTAGTGGTAAGTCTTAAGGTGTTAACGCTTACATCTGAGGCGAGACACATGTGAGACCACAGGAATCTTGTACAACACAGAAAGTGGGAGACTTTCATGTCCATGCTCAACGAGCTCTTAGCTCCCGGGGCGGTGAATCTGCACGGCCAGGCGCGCACCTGGCCCGAGGCCATCCGGCTTGCCGGTGGGCTGCTGGAGCAGGCGGGTACCGCCACCGCCGACTACACCGAGGCGATGGTTGCCTCGATTGAGGACAACGGCCCCTATATCGTCGTCGCACCGGGTTTTGCCTTCGCCCATGCGCGCCCCTCGGCCGCGGTCAAGCAGACCTCGATTTCGTGGGTGCGGCTTGATGCGCCGGTGGAGTTCGGCCACAAGTCCAACGACCCGGTCAGCCTCGTGGTCGCCCTCGCCGCCACCGACGCCACCGCCCACCTCAAGGCGATGCAGGAACTGGCCAGCCTGCTGGGAAATAAGCAGGCGCGCGCACGCCTTGATGAGGTCGCCGACGAGGCGCAGCTGCGCCAGGTGTTGGAGCAGGTAGCCGGTGGCGCGGCGGGAAACGTCGGCAAGCATGCTGCGCCAGCGACTTCGACCGCAGCCAAGCCTGCGCGCGCTCATGCGGCGAACACTGTTGCCTCCAAGGGCAAGATCTACACCGTGTGCGGCAACGGACTGGGCACCTCCTTGTTCCTGAAAAACACCCTTGACCAGGTGCTCGATGCCTGGGGATGGAGCAAGTACCTCACCGTGGAGGCCACCGACACCATCTCCGCGAAAGGCCGCGCCAAGGAGGCCGATTTCCTGCTGACCTCCGGGGAGATCGCCGCCACGCTCGGCGACGTGGGCGTACCCGTCCACGTCATCGAGGATTTCACGTCCCTGTCCGAAATCGACGCCGCGCTGCGCGAGCTTTATGACGTGTAAAGGACCCTCATGAACGTCTTATTGGCCATCGCCAACTTCCTTGTCAACGAAATTCTCTCCGTGCCAGCATTCCTTATCGGCATCATCACCGCCGTCGGCCTATCCGCCCTCGGCAAGTCCGCGGGCCAGGTGCTCGGCAGCGCCATCAAGGCCACGCTGGGCTTCCTCCTCATCAGCGCCGGCGCCAACCTCGTGGTCGCCTCCTTGGATCCGCTGGGCGCCATGATCACCGGCGCCACCGGCGCCCAAGGCGTGGTTCCCACCAACGAGGCCATCGTCGGCATCGCCCAGGAACAGTTCGGCTCCCAGGTCGCCTGGATCATGATCTTAGGCTTCGTGGTTTCACTCATCCTGGCCAGGTTCACCCCGATGAGCTACGTGTTCCTCACCGGCCACCACGTGCTGTTTATGGCAACACTTCTGACCATGGTTTTGGCCCCGGCGGGCTATTCCTCCTGGGTGGTCATCGTCTTCGGTGCGGTGCTGCTGGGCATCCTCATGGTGTCGCTGCCCGCCATCGCCCACCCCTGGACGAGGCGCATTACCGGCGACGATTCGATCGCTATTGGGCATTTCGGCACCGCGGGCTATCTGGCGGCTGGCGCCGTCGGCAAGCTGGTTGGTGGCAAGGGACAGAAGATGTCGGCATCGACGGAGGAGCTCAAGCTACCTGAGGGGCTGCGCTTCCTGCGCGACTCCATGGTCGCCACCGCACTGTCCATGGCCTTGATGTATGTAGTCTTGGCCGTGCTGTTCATCGCCCGCGCGGGCACCGACGAAGCCTTCCAGGCATTCGAGGGCGGTGCCACCGGCGTCGGCGACTACCTCATGCAGTCGGTCACCCAGGGCCTGCAGTTCGGCGTGGCCGTGGCCGTGATCCTCTTCGGCGTGCGCACCATCCTCGGTGAGCTCGTGCCCGCCTTCCAGGGCATTGCCGCCAAGGTCGTCCCCGGCGCGATCCCGGCGCTGGACTGCCCGATCGTGTTCCCCTACGCACAAAATGCCGTGCTGGTTGGTTTCATCTCCTCCTTCGTCGGCGGCCTCGTGGGTCTGGCCGTACTGTCGCTGTGGCTGAACCCGGCCTTCGGCGTGGCCTTGATCCTGCCCGGGTTGGTGCCCCACTTCTTTACCGGCGGTGCGGCCGGCGTCTACGGCAACGCCACCGGTGGTCGCCGCGGCGCGGTCTTCGGCGCCTTCACCAATGGCCTGATCATCACCTTCCTGCCCGCCTTCTTGCTGGGCGTTCTGGGCTCCTTCGGCGATGCGAACACCACCTTCGGCGACGCCGACTTCGGCTGGTTCGGCCTGCTGCTGGGCTGGTCGTCCAAGGCAGGCGGTGCGCTTGGCCTGGCACTCATGGCCGTGCTCGGCCTTGCCGTGCTCGCCGTGGCGTGGCTGGTTCAGACCAAGCTTGTCGACGGCGGCTGGGACCCCACCCCGAACCGTCCGCGTCCCGGCGCTGCCGCAGGGGCTAAGGATGACGCTGCTCCCACCGCCCTTGCCGCTGGTGCTACGGCCGCCTCGCGCAAGTATCCAAAGATTGCACCTCCTGAGGGTGCGCCAGTGCCGCCGAAGCCGGTGGCCTAAGGCTCAAGCGGTCCGCTTTCGCGGGCCGCTTTTCTTTGTGTGCGGGCTGCGCCCGTCAATCCCATGATTCCTCGGCTGGGGCTTCACATCTGCGGTCGAACGGAAACAGTAGAACGGAGTGCCAAAAATACCCCAGGGGGTATGAAAACAGGCCCTTTTCGACCATGCCTATTCGACCGCACATGTGAAGCCCTTCAAACCGGCCTAGGTCACCCCTTATTACCACAGCCCGCTGAGATCAGTGATCGGCAGCCAATTGGGTTCGATATGGTCGGCCGGATAGTTCGTCTTGTCAAACGATTGCTCACTGACTTTCACTGGCATGGTGCCCTGCAGCTGGTAGTTTTCAGAAAGGGCACCCGGTTGGGGGGAGTCGTAGGACACCTGCCACACACCCAATTGATTGGCATTGAAAAGCACCTCGTAGCGTCCACCGCCTGCAGAGGCCGCACCGTTGACAAGCGAGGCCGTTGCCTGAATGACCTGATAGTTCTCGTCGCCGGTCACCATGGTGACCGGCGAATGCCCCCTGTAGAAGTTCATTATCAACATGTCCGGGCGGCTATCGCCGGTAAATTCGCCGATGGCGTAGTAGTAGCCTGTGGAAACCTCATCCGGTCCGTGCATGACAGTGTCCAGCTGTGGGGGATTGGCCAACACGGAAGCATACGCCGCACTCAACTTGTGAAAATTCGTACCCGAGGTCTCCTGACCACCCGCCTGCTCAACAGTCGCAATGGGTGACTCCGGCGCAGCCTGTTCGGGCGTGGCCTGGTCCGGCGCAACGGTAACCGTCACGTACACTACATCCTCACTAGAGCCACCGCTGCAGGCAACCAGCGTCAATGATGCCAACGCAATCAGGGCGATTCGCTTACTCACACGCATGGCTTCAACCTTTCCCGAGAACATCATGCATCCATTTCCAATAGCGCACATAATACGTCCGGAAACTCGCCCTAACACCTCTTTTAGTTATCAAGACACGCGATTTTGATAACTTTGCTCCGCGCCAAGGCCCCTATATGTGCAAAAAATGGCACCGATTCGACATATCCAGCCGGCTGTCCGCGGATGCTCGCGGGTGGTGCGACGGTGGGCGTCGGTAAGCAAGAGTGAACAAGGCTGCAGCCTAGTACTTGAGGACCTCCGCCACGATCTCGGCCAGGTGCTTGGCGC containing:
- a CDS encoding amino acid ABC transporter ATP-binding protein; amino-acid sequence: MELKDVDKVYPGGFQALHEINLAVAPGEVIAIVGPSGCGKSTLLKTVNGLEDIQGGTISLDGVVISAGDPKAVKTKWKDVRTQVGMVFQNYELFPHLTVLKNLLLAPKVVQGADQKEAEQRALALLERVGLAHKAHAKPRELSGGQKQRVAIVRALMMQPKALLLDEITASLDPEIVREVLDVVMNLAKEGMTMLVVTHEMPFARAVADRIVFMDAGRIVEVAPPKQFFTNPSSPRAQAFLNTFVFE
- a CDS encoding transporter substrate-binding domain-containing protein, producing the protein MTTSDAAWPPSLHDLVRAGNVAGSLEERNTARVIQESKRKIIMSGTLSRRDTRISVLIIALLSTLAMLLLSACSGGSSSSEGNSESSGSAASGSSTFRTLDEIKSSGVIKVGVFSDKAPFGSVNSEGEYEGYDIEYAKRIADDLGVEVEYVPVEAAARVEFVDTGKVDVILANFTVTDERKEKVDFANPYLKVSLGVASPDSAPIKDVSELADKTVLVVKGTTAESYLEKEHPELKLQKYEQYTEVTNALIDGRGAAWVTDNTEALAWAGQTEGFSASITSLGDPDNIAAAVAKGNSTVLDFLNEELVTLDSEKFFFDDFEKTLLPVYGDQIKPEELVFSAEER
- a CDS encoding amino acid ABC transporter permease, translating into MDTSVVFDNLPMYAEAAVLTVRVAAKGILVAFIVGLACATINLFRTPVLRWIVAAYVELSRNTPLLVQLFFLYFGLPKVGITLESETCAVVGLAFLGGSYMSEAIRTGLEAVQPIQMQSAVSLGMSRLQALRHVILPQAFTISLPAITANVIFLIKETSVVSVVALPDLVYTAKEQIGQSYETREALLLLVVFYLIILLPISLGAGWLERKVRGSVFGS
- a CDS encoding plasmid pRiA4b ORF-3 family protein, producing the protein MASLRLKIELENMPWPVVRVVEIPSDTTLYALHRVIQEAFGWGSARLYQFAQDGMRWMPWPRHNNEADSMGVRVNDIVNKAGDEMYYLYDFVDLWLHHITVLAAPPTRPTSARLLEVVGPAAYEGVGGPKAWGEFVAEVEKAALNNTDVEKFFDYYMENFSDYTPHELLRSFAEVSPIHQATWVKSVAAINCFGERAHKNPALDAEQLEELFELYKKEPFDGWTTTHLRWSRRYGRAVEIPEFGADAVVGGIDDDGGFDSYSAAEQALQDFMARQVPDIENAAVTQRIAQRADTRGALPALADFFANPMITEMVRLQGEDDRELSDEHARVIGQRLQRLLALVTLGHSRESIEDKYLADHGQSYDPRVHANLWERLEELFLVTGCADGHAEQDDAALVANATTARMLAMPPEDMARAMAHRIPAHQGVSYITAIVGLLNKVYGRQAREQLAWLRGMSPAAILDEFYNQLSAIYFPPEVYPGVEYQRIVAFIDKVDAATECIDLLKDTHHFLPRINAGIVDDAEAGPQDDAVLAFMRQCLRHVDARWFLSLEEGTDSKRRSY
- a CDS encoding plasmid pRiA4b ORF-3 family protein; the protein is MPSLNLQVTLDEAPRPVTRVIDIPAETTLHGLHLLVQAAFGWADAHLHLFSKGEKIWCPARLPDTNNEAGVRVSELLTQVGDTMAYTYHFGDQWNHTITLVGTDNRARKKAALKSATGLTPMEDIGGIEAWAEILEDIDLAAEGRWEELHDRERYRLIFRNEHATIIKHWADKAHEKYFREDINAVKKADPTAEPNPDDYPDFGEDSFDKALDTSLLLARGLMDMGYSAQDAVDVINEKIATFHLDMKPLTSEDLANANFDAYEHPAQAGSVSIGNPISAAKGAGLISTSQGGGEDDDDDFDLYESGWYDALIKEPTPFDGDTIPQRLYERAQQRGVLRVVGDYFGLSLLNEMIAMQEESSAHFNDTHAELFGTKIQAVYAIMLNDDPREAKERALATLLGQPLAVGDAIHNEFEYLFLTIEFLAWTGEELIPVPETRRLLECDPATFAREVARRMPAERGEHFITSIIALLTLAYGEEAARALGQLRDHDPMMETTEFYQGLARLYFPHLDPEVVELGPLQEIFRRFGGVRDSLLEMYPFIPNPLFPEQQTPHPTLVAFVKESLSHLDPQHLLTEAQEGYRDHSR
- a CDS encoding PTS ascorbate transporter subunit IIC yields the protein MNVLLAIANFLVNEILSVPAFLIGIITAVGLSALGKSAGQVLGSAIKATLGFLLISAGANLVVASLDPLGAMITGATGAQGVVPTNEAIVGIAQEQFGSQVAWIMILGFVVSLILARFTPMSYVFLTGHHVLFMATLLTMVLAPAGYSSWVVIVFGAVLLGILMVSLPAIAHPWTRRITGDDSIAIGHFGTAGYLAAGAVGKLVGGKGQKMSASTEELKLPEGLRFLRDSMVATALSMALMYVVLAVLFIARAGTDEAFQAFEGGATGVGDYLMQSVTQGLQFGVAVAVILFGVRTILGELVPAFQGIAAKVVPGAIPALDCPIVFPYAQNAVLVGFISSFVGGLVGLAVLSLWLNPAFGVALILPGLVPHFFTGGAAGVYGNATGGRRGAVFGAFTNGLIITFLPAFLLGVLGSFGDANTTFGDADFGWFGLLLGWSSKAGGALGLALMAVLGLAVLAVAWLVQTKLVDGGWDPTPNRPRPGAAAGAKDDAAPTALAAGATAASRKYPKIAPPEGAPVPPKPVA
- a CDS encoding PTS sugar transporter subunit IIA, with protein sequence MSMLNELLAPGAVNLHGQARTWPEAIRLAGGLLEQAGTATADYTEAMVASIEDNGPYIVVAPGFAFAHARPSAAVKQTSISWVRLDAPVEFGHKSNDPVSLVVALAATDATAHLKAMQELASLLGNKQARARLDEVADEAQLRQVLEQVAGGAAGNVGKHAAPATSTAAKPARAHAANTVASKGKIYTVCGNGLGTSLFLKNTLDQVLDAWGWSKYLTVEATDTISAKGRAKEADFLLTSGEIAATLGDVGVPVHVIEDFTSLSEIDAALRELYDV
- a CDS encoding amino acid ABC transporter permease translates to MFSDLDVLFQGNNFLRLLSGLWVSVEIALSSMALSIVLGTILGVIMTSRNRVVQVVTQIYLQFVRIMPQLVLLFLVYFDLTRGFGINLDSKLAAIIVFTLWGTAEMGDLVRGAIKATPQHQFESAAALGIEGMNLYRYVVLPQAVRGLIPLTINLTNRMIMTTSLVVLIGVVEVLKVAQQIIDANRFDYPGAALWIYGVVFLLYFLVCFPISVASRKLEKRWQA